A section of the candidate division KSB1 bacterium genome encodes:
- a CDS encoding aquaporin: protein MRNYLMEFIGTMFLVLTIGLAGDPIAIGVVLMVMVYMGGHISGGHYNPAVTLAVWMRGKLNASQVPGYMAAQILGALVAALIYYLINNNTFAPTPGAGVAAWKAILLELLFTFALCSVVLTVATTKKLEGNYIYGLAIGFTVLTAAMSIGSISGGALNPAVAIGPMVVDALNGGSAIGSIWIYLIGPLLGGALAARIYLYLNAGE, encoded by the coding sequence ATGCGTAACTATTTGATGGAGTTTATTGGCACGATGTTCCTGGTGTTAACCATTGGTTTAGCCGGCGATCCAATAGCCATTGGAGTTGTTTTGATGGTTATGGTATACATGGGCGGGCATATTTCAGGAGGTCATTACAATCCGGCTGTAACATTAGCCGTTTGGATGCGGGGAAAACTGAATGCAAGCCAGGTGCCCGGTTATATGGCTGCTCAAATTTTAGGTGCATTGGTTGCAGCCCTGATCTATTATTTAATCAATAATAACACATTTGCTCCAACTCCCGGCGCCGGTGTGGCAGCCTGGAAAGCTATCCTGCTGGAGTTATTGTTTACATTTGCACTTTGTTCGGTTGTGTTAACTGTTGCCACAACCAAGAAGTTAGAAGGAAATTATATCTATGGACTAGCCATAGGTTTTACAGTGCTGACTGCCGCCATGTCGATAGGATCTATTTCCGGTGGCGCTTTGAATCCTGCTGTAGCCATCGGACCCATGGTTGTGGATGCATTGAATGGCGGTTCTGCAATAGGATCAATATGGATCTATTTAATTGGCCCTCTATTGGGCGGAGCGCTTGCTGCAAGAATTTATTTGTATCTAAATGCCGGAGAGTAG
- a CDS encoding acyl-CoA dehydrogenase family protein → MEEKTKQMHASEEEARRVAEEAREKEWDRPSFLKETFLGNCRMDIIYPFPELKGINRPEFKEFYDKMYSFLKAVDSDAIDRNGKIPPEDIKKLAVMGAFGMKIETKYGGVGLYQAEYNKIMKLVASKDGNLAALLSAHQSIGVPQPLKLFGTEKQKNEYFPRIAKGEVTAFALTESNVGSDPAKLSTSVEDSKDGKYYILNGEKLWCTNGTIADLLVVMASHTEDGKMSAFIVETKWKGVEVIHRCHFMGLRALENGVIKFTDVKIPKENLLWKRGAGLKLALITLNTGRLTIPACSVGAAKACIEICRNWGKSRVQWGQPIGKHEAIAQKITTITANTFAMESVSDLATALSDNDFDIRLEAAVAKIFNTEVGWKIIDETLQIRSGRGYETADSLKARGEPGIPVERALRDFRINMIFEGTSEIMRLFIAREAVDKHLEVAGAMIDPKKKIGEKLSAFPGIVKFYIKWYPKLWFAWDRWPNHGQYGKLSKHIRFIHRATRKLAREIFHGMLIYRAAMQKKQAFLFRIVDIGAELFAMSATVSRAIKVKKEGTKNAEILADIFCANARKRIRQSFKALWSNTDKKQYKLVKEILDDKYLWMEDNIISNYPDEVGEKKEEAPVAKPSEKTIEEKKEEVEEATT, encoded by the coding sequence ATGGAAGAAAAGACTAAACAAATGCATGCCTCCGAGGAAGAAGCACGTCGTGTTGCGGAAGAGGCCAGGGAGAAAGAATGGGATCGTCCCAGCTTTCTGAAAGAAACCTTCCTTGGCAATTGTCGAATGGATATTATCTATCCATTTCCAGAGCTTAAGGGCATCAACAGACCGGAATTTAAGGAATTTTATGACAAGATGTACTCTTTCTTAAAGGCAGTGGATTCAGATGCAATCGATCGCAATGGCAAGATTCCTCCTGAAGATATTAAGAAGTTAGCGGTAATGGGCGCTTTTGGAATGAAGATCGAGACCAAGTATGGCGGTGTTGGATTATACCAGGCGGAATATAACAAAATCATGAAATTAGTTGCTAGCAAAGATGGCAATCTCGCTGCGTTACTTTCGGCGCATCAATCCATTGGTGTACCTCAACCACTGAAATTATTTGGCACCGAAAAGCAAAAAAATGAATACTTCCCTCGGATCGCTAAAGGTGAAGTGACTGCGTTTGCACTTACTGAATCTAATGTTGGCTCGGATCCGGCAAAATTGTCTACTTCGGTGGAGGATTCTAAGGACGGAAAGTATTATATCTTAAATGGCGAGAAGCTCTGGTGTACGAATGGTACGATTGCCGATTTATTGGTAGTGATGGCTAGCCATACTGAAGATGGAAAAATGAGCGCTTTTATCGTCGAAACAAAATGGAAAGGCGTCGAAGTCATCCATCGTTGCCATTTTATGGGTTTACGGGCACTCGAAAATGGTGTGATAAAATTTACGGATGTTAAAATTCCCAAAGAAAATCTTCTTTGGAAAAGAGGCGCTGGACTCAAGTTAGCGTTAATTACTTTAAATACCGGTAGGTTAACGATCCCGGCATGTTCGGTTGGAGCAGCAAAGGCATGCATCGAGATTTGCAGAAACTGGGGAAAAAGCAGGGTGCAATGGGGTCAGCCTATCGGTAAGCACGAAGCAATTGCCCAAAAGATTACAACCATTACAGCAAATACATTTGCCATGGAATCGGTATCGGATTTAGCCACGGCGCTTTCGGATAATGACTTCGATATCCGATTGGAAGCTGCCGTCGCTAAAATATTTAACACTGAGGTTGGCTGGAAAATAATCGACGAAACACTTCAAATCCGTAGCGGACGCGGTTATGAAACAGCAGATTCTCTAAAAGCGAGAGGAGAACCCGGAATTCCGGTTGAAAGAGCACTTCGAGATTTTCGTATCAATATGATCTTTGAAGGCACGAGTGAAATTATGCGTCTGTTTATCGCTCGAGAGGCTGTGGATAAACATCTTGAGGTAGCCGGAGCCATGATCGATCCGAAAAAGAAAATTGGCGAGAAATTGAGCGCTTTCCCCGGGATCGTTAAGTTTTATATTAAATGGTATCCTAAGCTGTGGTTTGCCTGGGATAGATGGCCGAATCATGGTCAATATGGTAAACTCTCGAAACATATAAGATTTATCCATCGAGCCACTCGAAAACTTGCGCGAGAAATTTTTCACGGTATGCTGATTTACCGAGCAGCAATGCAGAAAAAACAAGCTTTTCTGTTTCGGATAGTGGATATTGGTGCAGAATTATTTGCAATGTCAGCAACGGTTAGCCGTGCCATTAAAGTGAAAAAAGAAGGCACTAAAAATGCTGAAATTTTAGCGGATATTTTCTGTGCTAATGCTCGAAAACGAATACGGCAAAGTTTCAAAGCACTATGGTCTAATACGGATAAAAAGCAATACAAACTAGTAAAAGAGATCCTGGATGATAAATACCTGTGGATGGAAGATAATATTATCAGCAACTATCCGGATGAAGTTGGAGAGAAGAAAGAAGAAGCTCCGGTAGCTAAACCTAGCGAAAAGACAATCGAAGAAAAGAAAGAAGAAGTAGAAGAAGCCACGACGTAA
- a CDS encoding alpha/beta fold hydrolase: MKLNFKKLGGGKPIIIMHGLFGASDNWLTVGKKLADHNSVYLLDLRNHGQSPHSDDFSFNGMVEDLLEFRSDHNLENISLVGHSLGGKIAMKYALRFPRHLDKLVIVDISPIDRNSSNIQFIVNIIQAMKTLDFTIIQSRKQADESLMQGIPNLAIRQFLLKNLTREKDNSLTWKLNLSAIEQNIQILREGVFSKKPFSGPTLFLRGGNSDYIPLQDEELIPQLFPDAKISTIAGAGHWVHADAPVEVTNQILSFLSNK; the protein is encoded by the coding sequence ATGAAATTAAATTTCAAAAAACTGGGCGGCGGTAAACCTATCATAATCATGCATGGCTTGTTCGGCGCTTCCGATAATTGGCTGACAGTTGGTAAAAAATTAGCAGATCACAATTCTGTCTACTTGCTCGATTTGAGGAACCACGGCCAATCCCCCCATAGTGATGATTTCAGTTTCAATGGTATGGTTGAAGACTTGCTGGAATTTCGGTCTGATCATAATCTCGAGAACATTTCTTTGGTAGGTCATTCTCTTGGTGGCAAGATAGCCATGAAGTACGCTCTTCGTTTCCCGCGCCACTTGGACAAGCTGGTTATTGTTGATATATCCCCTATTGATCGTAATTCATCTAATATCCAGTTTATTGTAAATATCATTCAAGCGATGAAAACATTGGATTTCACAATTATCCAATCACGTAAACAAGCTGATGAGTCGTTAATGCAAGGAATTCCAAATCTTGCAATAAGACAATTTTTACTAAAAAACCTCACCAGGGAAAAAGACAACTCACTTACCTGGAAATTGAATCTGAGCGCAATTGAACAAAATATTCAAATTCTAAGAGAAGGTGTTTTTTCCAAAAAGCCATTTTCAGGGCCAACGCTTTTTCTTCGTGGTGGAAATTCGGACTATATACCATTACAAGATGAAGAATTGATTCCCCAATTATTCCCTGATGCAAAAATTTCCACAATCGCAGGAGCAGGTCATTGGGTACATGCAGATGCTCCTGTTGAGGTAACAAATCAAATCTTGTCTTTTTTATCTAACAAATAA
- a CDS encoding DUF2203 domain-containing protein, producing the protein MKKYYTPVEASKTLPLVKRIVYDILEIGQRIGTLNLMQKDGEADNPEVEELVDKLNGYLAELEQIGCYFKDWNFTIGLVDFPAKINGKEVLLCWRSDEDNLKYYHDIEAGFAGRKLIPREYFSES; encoded by the coding sequence ATGAAAAAATATTACACTCCTGTGGAAGCCAGTAAGACTTTGCCATTGGTGAAACGAATCGTATACGACATTCTTGAAATTGGCCAGAGAATTGGAACCTTAAACTTAATGCAAAAAGATGGTGAAGCGGACAATCCGGAAGTTGAAGAGCTTGTCGATAAGCTGAATGGTTATTTAGCAGAATTAGAGCAAATCGGTTGCTATTTCAAAGATTGGAATTTCACAATCGGGCTGGTTGATTTTCCAGCAAAGATCAACGGCAAAGAGGTCTTGTTATGCTGGCGCAGCGATGAAGACAACCTGAAGTATTATCACGATATTGAAGCCGGATTTGCCGGCAGAAAACTAATTCCAAGAGAGTACTTTTCGGAAAGTTGA
- a CDS encoding amidohydrolase, with translation MIIIALAIPLQLLIGCESKNNTADLVLLNGKIVTMEDDYPEVEAIAIRGKHILAIGTEQEIKHYITDRTDIIDLQGQLAIPGLIEGHGHFLRLGEVLTQLDLTKARNWPEIVKLVAEAAINANPGDWILGWGWHQDKWEKPPSPNVEGLPTHHDLSKVSPNNPVLLNHVSGHGIFVNEKALQLAGITTTTANPPGGEIVRDVRRYAIGMLRETAAEMVWNLVDQFKASRSSQEIEAEFRNQVALAARNAIENGITSFQDMGSSFETIDKLKKMAGEGNLPIRLYLAIQESAEDLEGKLQQYRLINHGDGYLTVRTIGEKVLDGALGTHGGWLLEPYSDLPRSVGFNVTPVEDIRRSAELAIQHDYQMAIQGIGDRAARILFDIYEAEFKKNPTKNDLRWRIEHAQVIHPDDLPRFAELGVIPGIQGIFACSDGPWVLDRLGEERARERSYLFQSMIQAGAVVMNGTDPPVEDIDPIASFHCAVTRELPDGSIFFPEQRMTREQALRAYTINNAYAAFEEDIKGSLKVGKLADITVLSKDIMKIPEDEIRSAEVVYTIIGGEVKYRKAKMGESLVN, from the coding sequence ATGATCATTATTGCACTAGCTATTCCTCTTCAACTTCTGATTGGATGTGAATCCAAAAACAATACCGCAGATTTAGTCCTGCTCAATGGCAAAATCGTCACTATGGAGGATGATTATCCGGAAGTTGAGGCTATAGCAATTAGGGGCAAACACATTTTGGCCATAGGGACCGAACAAGAAATCAAACATTACATAACCGATAGAACTGACATCATCGATTTGCAGGGACAGCTTGCAATTCCGGGACTTATTGAGGGTCATGGCCATTTTTTGCGTCTGGGTGAAGTTCTAACTCAATTGGATTTAACGAAAGCCAGAAATTGGCCGGAAATTGTCAAATTGGTTGCTGAAGCAGCGATCAATGCAAACCCTGGCGACTGGATTTTGGGTTGGGGTTGGCACCAGGATAAGTGGGAAAAACCTCCCAGCCCAAATGTAGAAGGTCTGCCGACTCATCATGACTTGAGTAAAGTCAGTCCGAATAATCCTGTTCTGCTGAACCATGTAAGCGGTCATGGCATATTTGTTAATGAAAAAGCCCTTCAACTTGCAGGTATTACTACAACCACTGCAAATCCACCTGGTGGTGAAATTGTTCGAGATGTGAGAAGGTACGCAATTGGCATGTTAAGAGAAACTGCGGCTGAAATGGTTTGGAATTTGGTGGACCAATTCAAAGCAAGTCGTTCTTCTCAGGAAATTGAAGCAGAGTTTAGAAACCAGGTGGCGCTGGCAGCTCGGAACGCAATCGAAAATGGCATCACCAGTTTTCAGGACATGGGTTCCTCATTTGAAACAATCGATAAACTTAAAAAAATGGCAGGAGAAGGAAACCTGCCTATTCGACTCTACCTGGCAATTCAAGAATCTGCGGAAGATTTGGAAGGTAAGCTTCAGCAGTACAGGTTGATCAATCATGGAGATGGATATTTAACTGTTCGGACAATCGGTGAAAAAGTGTTGGATGGCGCTTTGGGAACCCATGGCGGTTGGCTCCTCGAACCATATAGCGATTTGCCAAGAAGTGTAGGATTTAATGTCACACCGGTTGAAGATATTCGGCGATCCGCTGAGCTGGCGATCCAGCATGATTACCAAATGGCGATCCAGGGAATTGGGGATCGGGCAGCTCGTATTTTGTTTGATATTTATGAAGCCGAATTCAAAAAGAACCCGACTAAAAATGATCTGCGCTGGCGCATCGAGCATGCACAGGTGATACATCCTGATGATCTGCCACGCTTTGCTGAATTGGGGGTGATTCCAGGCATTCAAGGGATTTTCGCCTGTTCCGATGGGCCATGGGTATTGGATCGGTTGGGTGAAGAACGAGCCCGGGAACGTAGTTATTTATTTCAGTCAATGATCCAGGCCGGCGCTGTTGTGATGAATGGCACCGATCCCCCGGTAGAAGATATCGACCCTATCGCCAGCTTTCATTGTGCGGTGACGCGTGAACTGCCGGATGGCTCAATCTTTTTCCCGGAACAGCGGATGACCCGGGAACAGGCGCTTAGAGCTTACACCATCAACAACGCGTACGCGGCTTTTGAAGAAGATATTAAGGGTTCCTTGAAGGTGGGGAAACTGGCTGACATCACGGTTCTATCCAAAGATATCATGAAAATTCCTGAAGATGAAATCCGAAGCGCCGAAGTGGTTTATACGATTATTGGCGGGGAAGTGAAATACAGGAAGGCTAAAATGGGGGAAAGCCTGGTTAATTGA
- a CDS encoding RNA polymerase sigma-70 factor has protein sequence MPLSNSFITISRIDSSKSILYDTQVEQSDTDLTLLIKTSDTGAFKILYYRYFEHLFRFLVYKTRNYELAKDLVQDIFYKIWNNRDSLDESKSIKAYLFRSANNLAIDHLRKVTIEDVYIQNAEKNQTVMPNEQFDLQEKADEAIKSLPEPLQTVFCLNRFDGLKYTEIAETLDISVKTVESRMSKALKILRIELKSFLALLLF, from the coding sequence TTGCCATTATCAAATTCATTTATTACCATATCGCGGATAGATTCTTCAAAATCAATATTATATGACACACAAGTGGAACAAAGCGATACTGATCTAACACTCCTAATCAAAACTTCGGATACAGGCGCTTTCAAGATATTGTATTATCGATATTTTGAGCATCTATTTAGATTTTTAGTGTATAAGACTCGTAACTATGAATTAGCCAAAGACCTGGTTCAGGATATTTTCTATAAGATTTGGAATAATAGAGACTCACTGGATGAAAGTAAATCAATAAAAGCTTATTTATTCCGGTCTGCAAATAATTTAGCAATCGATCATTTACGGAAGGTCACCATTGAAGATGTATATATTCAGAATGCAGAAAAAAACCAAACCGTAATGCCAAATGAACAATTTGACCTTCAGGAAAAAGCGGATGAAGCTATTAAATCACTTCCCGAGCCACTCCAAACAGTCTTTTGCCTAAATCGTTTTGATGGGTTGAAATACACGGAAATCGCCGAAACTTTGGATATATCGGTCAAGACCGTGGAAAGCAGAATGAGCAAAGCCTTGAAAATTCTTCGTATTGAACTCAAATCCTTCCTTGCTTTATTACTCTTTTAA